Part of the Sodalinema gerasimenkoae IPPAS B-353 genome is shown below.
AAAACCATAGTATTTTAGACGCAAAACCCTTTTTATACATGGCTTTCAGGTAATTTTTCTAATTTTTTTACTTGGTAAATATGGCAAACTCTCAACTTCTCTCAGGATAAGGGTAACAGCGCATTTGAAATGATAATTCAGCATAGCAAGTTCGGAAGGCCCCAAAGTTGATAGTCTCGCCAATACCGGCTCGTTCATAAAAACTCATGATATTACGATGATGATCTGGACTATCAATCTAGCCTTCAATAGCCATTTCAACGGGGTTGGAACAGCCCGAATATATAATATTTATCGCCATATAGTTATTCCATTCAATTTATTTACTGTGTAAAAATAAGGTGATCACCATCTCTGAACATGACAGAAGAAGGATATCTAGCCTAATTATCTATTGAGAGGATAGAAATCGATAGTATGCTAGCCGAAAAATTAATATCTTGGATCTGTCTTAGTTAGTGGTCGGGACTTTGACAGTTAACTCATATAGACTACAGACACGGTAATATCAATCTGTGGTAACTTAAACTATGCAAACAGGAGACATCCCCAATGCAATGAGCGAAATCGGTCGCCCCGATGAATTTTTGGACTTCCTATACGAAATCCAGAATTCTGTCAATCATTTACGAGGGGCTATCGAAGCTGGGCTTAGAAGCTCCAGTCCTCAGGAGAGAGAGGTACTTAGAAATTTACAAGAATTACTGCAACCAATCCAAACTAGAATAGAGTCTCGTATCGATCAACGTAAACAGGAAGAAGAGGAATATTAGTTTTAGTTTTTTCAATTAGATGGAAAATGAAATCGTGTATCAAACTTGAGTTTAGTGTAGTGCAAGTTTGATGCCAGGTTGATTTATTGAAAATCCTAGGATAAACATGTTGAAATAGGGGTTTACAGAATTCGACAGGCAATTTTTTGGGCAAACAGTGGAGAGTCTAATAAGTTATCTTTAGAATGATGATTTTGATTAGGTCACCCTTTTTATCAACATCTTCACCTGACTGCTTACCCGAAAGCTAATTAGTGCCTTACCTTGGTTCTGACTGCTTTTCGATCTCTTTAAGCATGTAGTTTAGTCTTCCTCCTATCATATTGTCTAATTTGTCATCACTTAGTTTTACAGACTGGTCTTCTTTAAAGAACTCAACTAAATTTCTTGACAGGTAGGGTAGTGCCACCTGATATGCCGAAATCCCAGCACGAATTTGGTGTAGACTGGCAGCATGTTTGCTTAATAAAACTTGGAATGTTTTTGCTTGAAAAATCCCCCTCTCTAGCCAGGTGAGTATTGCTTCCAGGTCTTTCGACATTAGTTTCTTTTCGTTCCAACTAAGGTTTGACGTAACATGCTCACTTTTATTCATAAAGGATAGAGTGGATTTAATAAACCTCTTTTTATTTCGATCCTCACGGAGATAGCTAGCGATGTTCCTGCCATGAAAGAATATTAGTTGGTGTTTATCTATGGTGCGATAAACACTAACTACCTTGGTGTGTAAATCAGATTGAATCTCTTCTCTAAGCTCAAGACATCTTAGCTGGGATTCAAGCTCTTCTAACTTTGTACCAATAAGCTCGTTGAGTGCCTCTTTTTCTTTTTCTATTGCATCATCTAGTATTTTTTCGGATTTACGTTCTACTGCATCTTCAATACCACTATTTATTCCCTTCAAGGCAACCCCCAAAACAAAAGCAGATAAAGCAGAAAACCCAAAAGTTTTCCCTAAATTCTCCATGTCAAATCCAGATGATTCTGAGCTAGAATCAGAAATATTACAGTAATTGATTCCTAGGATTGCAGCAGCAAAACAAAGAAGCACAATGGTAACTGAATGATAACTGAGGGGAATCACTAACCTACGCATGATAAAAAATCAAAACAATGACGACATTATGTTAATCCTATACTTAACTGATATTAACTGAGTCCGTTAGCTCACAGCATGATGATATCGCTTACAGCTAGGGACTAGCTGAGCCGCCCCTAGCTAACAATTCATACTAACCTACTTCACCAAAACTCCAACCTTGAGAACCCAACGGCGTTCAGAAGCAGGGATGCTCCTGAGAGCCTTCAGCATACGATTAGCTGTGTTTTTATTCACACCGATCGCAGCAGCAAGATCCCGGACAGTGATAGAACCTTGAGTTTTCTCAAAGTAATGGATAGCGAGAAACCATGTCCAAAGACTAGCATGAGTCTTATGAAAAATGGTATCAACGGTTACACTATACGAGGTATAGCACTCATTGCATTGATGGCGGTGCTCATTTTTAAGCTTTCGTGACTTAACCGACCCACAGTAGGGGCATTTGGGAACGCCACCCCAGCGGATTCTTTCAAGGACCGCAATGCATTCAGCTTGATTCAACTTCATCTTAAAACCCAGAACTCTGAGTTTCAAGATGCAGTGAAAAATCTTAATAATTTCTTTACAATAATTTAGACTACTGTACAGTAATCTAAATCACTGCGACAAAATGGCTTGACCAACAAGATTGAATCTTGCTGAAAACGGTACCACGACTGATTAACAATGAATTCTAGGGTCTAACTGACACTGTAGTGACACACAGCATTTAGGGTTAAATCTCCAACATAGGATAAATTTTGAGTAGATTGAAATATAGCTGATTTTATAGTTATCTAGCAATAATTTTCAGCTGCACACCAACAGTGAAGAATTGGCGAAATTATGGCTGTCAAACCCCAGTGTTTACGCTGATTATGGCTTGATATATGCCCCAGTCGTGAAAGTTTTACCCCTTATCAACGAGGTTTGGCCAAGGTTTACGACACCGCAAACTCCCCATAGGGACGCAGATTAGGGGGATGATAGGCGATGACAATCTCCTCTTTGGGGATTCCCTGGTCAACCAACTCATTGGCAACCCCCACCTCAGTCCCATCATATTGAATCCAGATTTTATCATTGAGGATATCAATATGAATTAGAGGCCCAAACACCCGGTTAGACCGATTCCAACCGGCGTGGAAGACCTGATAATGGTCATGAACAGGGTCAGAAAATAGTACACCTCAATATCACTATAACTGGGTTTATCTAGGCTGTGGCGTTGCAGGAGGTCTCCCACAATTTGACGATATCGGTCTAATTTTGGGGTACGGCTATCCATTGAACAATCACCTCTTGGCTGGGTTCAAAGACTAATAAGGTTCCCCGAGTGATGCGTTCCGGGGAGTTGCCATTCCTCGGTCAAGGTTCAACAGGGTGAGCCGCCGGAACGCATCCTACCTATAACCACTGTAATCGAGAGGGGGTAGTGGCAGCAATCCGGGGAGGGAATTGAGAGGACAACACCGCCACAGCGGGATTGGCAGACCGGGAACAGTGATAGCATACAAAAACTTAGACTCCCCTCTTCTGTAGCCGTGACCCAGTCCTTTCAACACCTCCAGGCCCAACTGCAATCTCTGTCTCGTCAGGATATCCTCCCCCACTGGCGACAGTCTCGGGAATCTCCCCTCACGTCTCAACCGGAGTCGGGTTGGCAACGGGTTCAACTCAATGACCGGGGCCATATTCCCTGGAGTCGCGGCAATCAAGAACTCTGGTTGAGTCAAACTCTGGTGATTCCTGACTCTTGCCAAGGGATATCTCTGGCAGATTATCGCCTCTATCTCTCTCTACGCTGGTGGGCGGATTTGGCGGAGTTTTATGTCAATGGTGAACGTCATCATAGCGGCGATTTATTTGACTGTTTTGGTCGCATTCTTCTCCAGGATTGCCTACAACCGGGACAAGAGATTCATCTGAGTCTCTATTTAGTCAGTCCCAACCATGATGAAGGAGCGTTGGTGACGTCGGAGTTACTCTATGAACGGGATGACCCTGACCCCGGTTTTATTGCCGATGAATTGGCAGTTTGTGCTAAGTTTTATCCCCAACTTCGGGACAATCCCCTCCCGGAGACCTTGCAACTGGATTTTTCCCAATTACCGCAACAGCCGAACCTATTTTTGGCAGAGCTTCAACGGCTACAAACCTATCTCGCTCAGCACTATCCTTCCCCACCGGGAACTCTCTATTTAATGGGTCATGCTCATTTAGATATGGCCTGGCTTTGGCCCCTAGCCGATACCTGGACAGCCGCACAATGCACCTTTGAGTCGGTGTTGAATCTCCAAAACCAGTTCCCGGAGTTGATTTTTTCCCATTCTTCGGCGGCGTTATATGACTGGATTGAACAGCATCGTCCCGATTTATTTGCCCAAATCCAAACTCAGGTTAAACGGGGAGTTTGGGAAGTGGCGGCTGGCTTGTGGGTGGAACCGGAGTTGAATCTGATTTCAGGGGAATCGATTGTTCGGCAACTTCTCTATGGTCAAGGCTATGTTCAGAAGAAATTTCAGCAGACGGTGCGGGTGGCTTGGCTTCCTGATAGTTTTGGCTTTTGTTGGCAACTTCCCCAATTGCTTAAACAGGGGGGGATTGACTATTTTGTGACTCAGAAATTGCGCTGGAATGATACCACGACCTTTCCCCATCAACTCTTTTGGTGGGAGAGTCCGGAGGGGAGTCGGGTTTTGAGTTTGATGTCGGCACCGATTGGCCAAGGAATTGACCCGGAGGCTATGGCGGATTATTGGGCCGATTGGCGGGAGAATACGGGAGTTGAGGAGGGGTTGTGGTTGCCGGGGGTGGGGGACCATGGGGGCGGCCCGACTCGTGATATGTTAGAGGTGGCTCGACGTTGGCAAGGGTCGGCGCTGTTTCCGAGGTTGGCGTTTTCTTCGGCAACGGACTATCTCGATCGCCTGCAAGGTCAAGTCGATAGGAGTTGTCCAGTGTGGCGGGATGAACTCTATCTGGAGTTTCATCGTGGCTGCTACACCACCGAGGGCGATCGCAAACTTGCCAATCGCCAAGGGGAACGGCTACTCTATGAGGCAGAATTGTTCGCATCTTTGGCCAGCTACAGCAGCGGGGTTCCCTATCCTCAGGACAGTCTGGAGACGGCCTGGAAGGGATTGCTGTTGAATCAGTTTCACGATATTCTCCCCGGTTCGACGATTCCTCAAGTCTTAGAGGAGGCGAATCATCTAAGTGCGGCGGGATTGGCGACGGCCACCCAGATTCGCGATGAGGCGATTGCGACGTTATTGCAGCAACTCCCCCCCAGTCCACCGCCTTACCCCGAGGCTATCCCGGTTTATGTGGTTAATTCTCTCACTTGGGGGCGATCGCACCTCGTCAGTCTCCCCCGACCCGATGAACAATCTTGGCGGGTTTGCGACGATGCAGGAACCCCCATCCTCAGCCAGCAACGCCAGTCCCAGCTTCAGTTTCAGGCTAAAGAGGTTCCCGGCGTAGGAGTCCGCCGCTACTGGATCTATCCAGAAGAGTTGCCTCCTTATTATAGCACAGCCTCGTCGCGCCTCACGCCACCCCCCCTGGAAAATGCCTTTTTGCGGGTTACAATTGACGGAGAAACGGGCAATATCCAAGAAATCTTTGACAAAGTTCGGCAACAGCAAGTCCTCAATTCTCTGGGGGGCAATTGTTTGCAAGCCTATGAAGATAAAGGACAATATTGGGATGCTTGGAATATCGATCCTAACTATGAACAGCATCCTCTCCCAGCAGCGGAGTTAGAAACCTGGGAACTCTTGGAATTTGGGGAATTACAGCAACGAGTGCGGGTGATTCGCCGTTTGGGAGACTCGCGAATTGGCCAAGACTATATCCTAGAGCAAGAGTCGCCCCTATTGCGGATTGAAACCGATATCGATTGGCAAGAAACCCAGACCCTCTTGAAAGTGGCGTTTCATCTCAATCTGGAGTCCGACGTCGCCACCTATGAAATTCCCTGTGGGGCGATCGCCCGACCCACTCAACCCCAAACTCCTGCCGAGGCCGCAAAATGGGAAGTTCCCGCCTTACAATGGGCCGATATCTCCAACTCCGAGTTTGGGGTGAGTCTCCTACAAGATTGCAAACATGGCTATGATGCCAAAGCCAATCAATTGCGGTTGACTCTTTTACGGAGTTCTCAATGGCCCAATCCCCAATCTGACCGAGGTCAGCATCATATCACTTATGCCATTTATCCTCATGGGGGAGATTGGAAAAGCGGCCAAACCGTGCGGCGGGCCTATGAACTCAATCAGCCCCTGCTCGTCTATACTGATATTAATGACCGAGGGGACGATCGCCCAAGTCCATCTTGCCATCAATGGCTCTCTCTCAACTCAGAAAATCTCATTCTCATGGCGTTAAAACAATCGGAAACCGATAAGAACGATTGGATTTTGCGAGTCTATGATAGTTTAGGAGAATCCAGCCAACTTGAAATTGAGGGTCTGTTCAACCAGATGGGTTTAACCCGAGCCAATCTCTTAGAACAAGACGCTCCTGGTGAGAGGGCGATCGCCCCCTGGCAAATTGCCAGTTTTCGTCTAACCTCTTCAGATTAAACGCATCCCACTCCGCATCTGGGTAAGGCAACCC
Proteins encoded:
- a CDS encoding transposase; protein product: MKLNQAECIAVLERIRWGGVPKCPYCGSVKSRKLKNEHRHQCNECYTSYSVTVDTIFHKTHASLWTWFLAIHYFEKTQGSITVRDLAAAIGVNKNTANRMLKALRSIPASERRWVLKVGVLVK
- a CDS encoding element excision factor XisI family protein, giving the protein MFGPLIHIDILNDKIWIQYDGTEVGVANELVDQGIPKEEIVIAYHPPNLRPYGEFAVS
- a CDS encoding alpha-mannosidase, which produces MTQSFQHLQAQLQSLSRQDILPHWRQSRESPLTSQPESGWQRVQLNDRGHIPWSRGNQELWLSQTLVIPDSCQGISLADYRLYLSLRWWADLAEFYVNGERHHSGDLFDCFGRILLQDCLQPGQEIHLSLYLVSPNHDEGALVTSELLYERDDPDPGFIADELAVCAKFYPQLRDNPLPETLQLDFSQLPQQPNLFLAELQRLQTYLAQHYPSPPGTLYLMGHAHLDMAWLWPLADTWTAAQCTFESVLNLQNQFPELIFSHSSAALYDWIEQHRPDLFAQIQTQVKRGVWEVAAGLWVEPELNLISGESIVRQLLYGQGYVQKKFQQTVRVAWLPDSFGFCWQLPQLLKQGGIDYFVTQKLRWNDTTTFPHQLFWWESPEGSRVLSLMSAPIGQGIDPEAMADYWADWRENTGVEEGLWLPGVGDHGGGPTRDMLEVARRWQGSALFPRLAFSSATDYLDRLQGQVDRSCPVWRDELYLEFHRGCYTTEGDRKLANRQGERLLYEAELFASLASYSSGVPYPQDSLETAWKGLLLNQFHDILPGSTIPQVLEEANHLSAAGLATATQIRDEAIATLLQQLPPSPPPYPEAIPVYVVNSLTWGRSHLVSLPRPDEQSWRVCDDAGTPILSQQRQSQLQFQAKEVPGVGVRRYWIYPEELPPYYSTASSRLTPPPLENAFLRVTIDGETGNIQEIFDKVRQQQVLNSLGGNCLQAYEDKGQYWDAWNIDPNYEQHPLPAAELETWELLEFGELQQRVRVIRRLGDSRIGQDYILEQESPLLRIETDIDWQETQTLLKVAFHLNLESDVATYEIPCGAIARPTQPQTPAEAAKWEVPALQWADISNSEFGVSLLQDCKHGYDAKANQLRLTLLRSSQWPNPQSDRGQHHITYAIYPHGGDWKSGQTVRRAYELNQPLLVYTDINDRGDDRPSPSCHQWLSLNSENLILMALKQSETDKNDWILRVYDSLGESSQLEIEGLFNQMGLTRANLLEQDAPGERAIAPWQIASFRLTSSD